TCTGCCGATATCAACGACATCGGCGGCAACGGCGCTGCCGGTCGGCATCATCCCGGCGCCGGCACCGTAGAGCAGGACGTCGCCGACGGTATCACCCTGGAACTGGATGCCGTTGAAGGCCCCGTTGATGGTGGCCAGCATATGGTTTTCCGGTACCATGGTCGGATGAACCCGTGCCTCAACGCTATCGCCGTGGTTGCGGCTGATTGCCAGCAATTTGATGCGAAAGCCGAATTTTTTGGCAAAACGGATATCGATCGGCTCGATGCTTGAGATGCCTTCAACGGTAATGTCATCCAATTGGACACTCTTGCCGTAGGCGATGGTCATGAGGATCGCCAGCTTGTGGGCGGTATCGATCCCTTCGACGTCGTAGGTCGGATCGGCCTCGGCGTAACCGAGATCCTGGGCCTCTTTCAGTACCTCTGCGAAAGGGGTGCCGTGGTTGGTCATCTGCGACAGGATGTAATTGGCGGTGCCGTTCATGATGCCCTCGATGCCGAGGATGCGGTTGGCCACCAGCCCTTCCTTCAGGGCCTTGATTACCGGGATGCCGCCACCGACGCTTGCCTCAAACCCGACCTCGACATTTTTTGCCGCGGCGGCCTTGAAGATCTCCTGGCCGTGCACGGAGAGCAGGGCCTTGTTGGCGGTGACGACATGTTTGCCGCCTGCTATCGCCTGGAGAATAAAGCGTTTTGCCGGTTCCATGCCGCCGATCAGTTCGACGACGATATCGATGTTCGGATCGTTCAGGATATCGGCAGCGTCATTGGTGAGCCTGGTATCGCTGAACTCCTGCGGCAGGGCGGTCTCGCTGAGATCGGCAATGGTGCTGATAATAAAGGAGGTGCCGGTCTTCTTGGCCAGGCGTTCCTTCTGATTGAGAAGGGCATATGCCAGCCCCTTGCCGACGGTACCGAAGCCGATTATGCCAACATGTATTTCTTTCATAATTTTAAATAGGTAGGAATGATTTGTTCTGCCGTTTGGGGGGATCTCCGTCGCGCCGTTACGGTCCTTGGGGGGCGAGGGCGGTTGTCTTTGCTCGTCACTCATCGGTTCGTAACCGATTGGTCTGTCGACTGCTGTTACTGCCAGGATTTTCATACACCACAAGGGCATAAGCTTCGTATGAGCGGGCGAGCTGCTCAATTCAGCGAGGGCCTTGCGGGGGTTGATCTTTCTGAAAGTAACCGCTTTCCCGGTGAAAGTCAAAATCTTACCGGAGATATTTTTATGGCCCGAAGATCTGTTTTGGTCTATAGTAACTGGCTTGTTATGCGCTTGGCGGGGCAATGTTTCGGTGATGATGCAATCCCGGGGAAGCGTCGCTGTCGCCTGGAGCAGATGCTTTCATCCCATCCCTTTCGAGGGTAAGATTCCTTGTGGATTGTTGGGGTTGGTAATTGCAAAAACACGCAGATTTTTATCGGTGATCAATCTATAAATGTTGAAGGAATCTTGCCCTCTGCGAGGATAAGGTTCTTGGTGGTTTATTGGGGTTAGCAGTTGCAGAAACACATCGATTTTTATTGGAAATTTGTTTGTTAAACGTTGAAAGAACCTTAAAGGAGAAAACACTCATGGGTAAAAACATCTTGGTTTTCGG
This DNA window, taken from Desulforhopalus sp., encodes the following:
- a CDS encoding homoserine dehydrogenase; translation: MKEIHVGIIGFGTVGKGLAYALLNQKERLAKKTGTSFIISTIADLSETALPQEFSDTRLTNDAADILNDPNIDIVVELIGGMEPAKRFILQAIAGGKHVVTANKALLSVHGQEIFKAAAAKNVEVGFEASVGGGIPVIKALKEGLVANRILGIEGIMNGTANYILSQMTNHGTPFAEVLKEAQDLGYAEADPTYDVEGIDTAHKLAILMTIAYGKSVQLDDITVEGISSIEPIDIRFAKKFGFRIKLLAISRNHGDSVEARVHPTMVPENHMLATINGAFNGIQFQGDTVGDVLLYGAGAGMMPTGSAVAADVVDIGRNIASGSINRVPALSYLPEHIGKPTITPMSRLVCPYYFRVTALDRPGVLSIITGILGKYGISIQSVMQDGRDADEPVFIVFRTHMAEEDAVVKALAEIDALPVCSAPTVKIRIINPE